TGGCCCCTGATCCCAGACGTACCACGCGAAGCGCCGCCACCCTTGCTGACGCATCCAGGACAGCCAGCCATCCCAATACGGGATGACTTCGTTGTCGCGGTGGATCAGCCCAAGATTGACCAGCACCTGTCCGTCGTCCGTCATCGGCAGATGTGCGAATACACCGCGCATCAGGGTGTCCCAGTCGGCAATGCCGCCGGAGGTGTAGTCGCGCTGGTTGCCATACGGCGGCGAGGTGAAGCAAAGCTGCGCGGTGTCACCCTGCATCAGCGTGGCGACCACATCCCGGTCGGTGGCATCACCACAGATCAGGCGGTGTGGGCCAATTGCCCAGACATCGCTGGGGCGAGTAACCGGCACGGTGGGTGCCTGCGGCACATCATCATCAGCGGCGTCACCTGCCGTTTCGTCAGGATCTTCTGCCACCTCAGCCGCATCGTCATCCAAGTCGGTAGAGAGCAGGCGCTCGAGTTCGCTGCTGTCGAAGCCAGTCAAGGCAAGTTCGTATCCCGATTCGGACAGTTCAGCGAGTTCGAGCGCCAGCATGGCTTCATCCCAACCGGCATCCAGTGCCAGCCGGTTGTCAGCGATCACCAGCGCACGCTTTTGCGCGACGGTCAGATGCGCCAGTTCGATCACCGGCACCTGATCCAGCCCTAGCTTGCGGGCCGCCGCCAGACGACCGTGGCCCGCGATGATGCCGTTGTCGCCATCAACCAGGACCGGGTTCGTCCAGCCGTATTCGACGATGCTGGCGGCGATCTTGGCAATCTGCGCATCGGAATGAGTGCGCGGATTGCGGGCGTAGGGGATCAGCGCCTCGACCTTGCGGTACTCGACGTTGAGCGTGTTCAGAATCGGTTCCTCGAAAAAGAAAACCCGCCGACGGGAAACCGTGGGCGGGCTCGTGATATGCGCTGGATGGGTGGGTGCAAACTGCAAACCCCGCAAACCTAGGTTTGCAGTCTGACGCTAAAAAAGCGCCGCGCTCGCGCCCCCCGCATGGCTCTTCGGCCAGGAAGGACCCATCGCGCTCGGCGGGTCGGATCGCGAAGGCAGAAACGACGAAGGCCACAGACTGTGCTGTGGCCTTCAGACGTACTTCGCTCGCGAGATTAGCCGTAATACTAGCGAAAAAACCTCAGGATGTTGCACGCTGAAAAGTGGCCGAAAGCCCCACCGTTACGCAGGAGTTCCAAGAGGCTAGCAACGATTGGCAATTACATGTAATGCCCTCACCGGATCAGGCGCGAATCAGATGACGGCTTCCAGCCCTTTACGCTCGATCAGATTCAGCAGCTTCAGAGATGGGCCGCTGGGCTTCTTGTCGCCGACCTCCCACTTCTGCACCGTGGACAAGCTGGTATTCAGCACGGCAGCAAACACCGCTTGGCTCACATGAGCTTGCTCGCGCAGTGACTTGATCTTCTGCGGGGGCATCTCATGAACATCGAGATGACACAGCGCATCGAACTCGCCCATGCGCCGCTTGCTGATCAAGCCGGCGCCATGCAGCCCACGCGCAGTTTCGTGCATCTCATCCAGAATTCGGCTCTTACGCTTTGTCGTTGCCATCACACACCTCCACAATCTCACCCGCCGACAGGGCGTTTGCCAGCTGTCGATCATCGAATCCGAGCAATTCCTTTGCCACCTCTTGGAACACCTTCAGTTCGTCTTTATCGATGTTGGCTCGCTCGTTCTTGCCGAACCCGTACAGAAAGAACCAGCGGTCAGCCATCTTGGTGGCCACTATGGTCCTGGCTCCACCATGCTTGCCCTGCCCGGGCAGGGCGACCCGCTTTTTCACCACATGACCGCCCAGGTCTGCATCGACGAGTCCTTGGGCCATCTCGGAAACGGCTTCGCACAGAGCATCGTCTGTCAAACCCGCTTTTCGCATCCAGCGGGTGAAGGTTCGGATCCGGAACACGCTTCTCATCGTCGAATCATGCCACTTAGTGCAATAGTTTGCCAGTCATGGTTTGCCAGTCAAGTTCCCCGACTGGGGCCGGTTAGCGAATCTGCCACCTGCTGGAGTGCCGCCTGCCAACGACGCCAGGCAGTGGTCCGGTCACAGGCAAAGCGGCAGCAGATGTCCTTCCACGGATATCGTTGTGCTCGCATCCAGACGAGGTGCCGCTGTTCTTCTTCCAGCCACTGAACCCACCGTATGGTCTCCAGCATCCGGTCGATGGCCGCGGGGTCGGGCGGAAAGCGGTAGACCGGTGGCTCTGCGCCGAGGTTTTCCCATGGCATGCGTTTGATCGCCGGCCAGCAGTTGAAGTAGCCCTGCACGCGAACCGGAGGAAGGCGGTGGGCGGTTCTTGCTGCCTCGATGAACCGGTCGGCCACGGTCTCGATCGTCCATTCAGCCATGTCGACGCTCCTTCGCCCCGTACAGCCGATCGCCGATCCGGCGCAGCAGTTCGCGTTCGACCCAGTCGAGCCGCGCGTCGTCGGGCGAGATCACCAGGATCTGCTGGTCGCGCCAGCCCTTACGCTTGATCTGCTCCGGATCGGGGCGCGGATCGGGCTGCAGGCGAGCCAGGGCACAGCGGTAGGCGGGAGTCGGAACCTTCATCTCACACCTCCTGCGTCTCGACGGCCCAGTGCAACAGTGCAATGGCATCGGCTTCGTTGTCGTCAGCCGGTGCGTGGCCACGCAACCGGGCGGCGCTGATCATCTGATCCTTGTTCGCGTTGCCCTTGCCGGTGGCGTGCTTCTTGATCGTGCCCACCGGAACGCCTTGGTACGGGATCTGGTGGTGCTCGCACCATGCGGTGAGGTGGGCCATGAAGCCGCCGTAGGCGTGTGCCGCATCGACCCCGGCGTGGCGGCGCACCTCCTCGAAGTACACGGCGTCGATCCCGTCGCAGGACTGCTTGATCTCGGTGAGCCAGCGCTTGAATCGCAGGTAGCGCATGCCGCCACCCTCGAAGCGCTGCGGCTTGAAGGATTCCGATCCACTGGTCACTGCGCCATCGCGGTCGCGCAGTGCCCAGCCTGTCTGGGTGCCGAGATCCAATGCCAGGATCAAGGACATGGATGGCCGCCGATGATCTGATCCCGGGTGGCCGGCAAGTCCCCGACGTAGGGCAGAGGGACCCCCTGGTCCCTCTCCTACGTAGTAGGAGAGGGAGTTTTCGCCAACTGGAGAATGGGAGAAAATCCAGCAACCACGCGGGTTTGCGCCAGTTGGCAAGTTGGCATCGTTGCCAACTGCCAACTGCGGGTAATTTCCCGCAATACCCTGATTTATCTGGACTTCCAGTTGGCAGGGGTTTGCCAACTGCGGGTAGTTGGCAAGGAAATGGATGCAGTTGGCAACGGCGCTGCCAACTGCCGATTGGGCAATGTTCATGAGGCCTCCGGGTCGTTCAGTTCGTCGTGGTAGACCCACACCTCGGGGTCCTCGACAGGCATCGAGGCGCCGGAATGCGGGCACTTGTAGTGGGTGGGGAGCACCGTGTGCTCGCGCATCGGCAGCTCGCCGGTGGCCGTGTCGACATCGCCAGCTGGCAAGCGCAGCACCATGCCTTCTACGCAGAGATAGCCGAACTTGGTGCGGCCGCTGGAGGGCAGACCGTAGTCAGCCGCGTTGCGGAAATACTTGATGTAGCCCTGCGTCGAGAGCGCGGAGACGCGTTCGCGGATGGTGCGCTCGCCGCCCAGACCGGCCTTGCCCTCGAAAGATTCGGCGAACTGGTTGGCTGTGTAGCAGCGCCCGCTGCCGGCCTCCTCGAACAGGATCTGAAGGATCGCGTCGCGTTTGCGGCGGCGCTCGGCATCCAAGCGCTGGCCGTAGTCCTTCATCACCAACCGCTCGTTGGCGTCGACTTCCCGCCACTCACCATTGATCTTGTCGACGTGCCGTTGCGGGATACCCGCGCCATTGCGCAGCTCGAAGATGAGCTGGCGAGTGGTGCGCGTTTCATCGGGTCGGAACAGCAGCATGCCGGTCGAGTAGTAACCGCGCAGGCTTCCCGCGCCGGCTAGTGCCTGGAACGGGTCCTCCTCAAACTGCTTCTTGCCTAGCTTCTTGGTGTGGTGAGCGAGGATCACCCCGGCGTCGGGATTGACCGCCTGGCGAATCCGCTCCACCCGCTGCGAGAGGAAGAACAGCATGGCGCCGTTGTCGTTCTCTCCACCGGCATCGCCGCCGTCGAACACGTTGCGGATCGGATCGATGGCGATGATGTCAGGAGGCTCGCCGCCAAAAGCCTTCGCGATCGCTGGGATCACCTGCGCCAGACCGGCGTCATCGAGCACCAGCCGCAACTGCGGCGTGGCCACGAAATTGGCGCGGGCGTCCAGAAGCCGATGGGACGGCAGGCGGACATCCTTCACGCGCTCGCGCAGGTAGTGGTACTGGACCTCGGCCTGCAGGTAGAACACACGTAGCGGACGGGGTGGATGCATGCCCAGAAAAGCAGCGCCAGCCGCCATGTGCGCCAGCCACGACAACAGAAAGTCACTCTTGCCGACCTTGGGCGCACCGCCGAACACCAACATGCCAGCCGGCGTCAGCACGCGCGGAGAGATCAGATCGGGTGGCAGCGGTGAGTTATCGTCGAGCAGTTCGCCGAGCGTGAAGGTGGGCAGGGAGGGAGCCGCCGCCTTGACCACGCGGCGTTCGCCTTGGGCGATGAATGCGGCGCAGTCGAACCCTTCGTCGACAGCGTCTGCGGCGTCCCACTTGGGTGGCTTGTCGGTGGGCGGCACCAGGATGGCCACGGATGTGCTGCCCGCAGCCACACAAGCACGCGCTGCGCTCTCGGCGTAGTCCCAGCCGGGTACATCCCGGTCCGGCCAGATGACCACGGATTTCCCCGCCAACGGATGCCAGTCGGTTTTGTCGACAGGAGCCTTGGCGCCGTTCATCGCGGTGGTGGCCGCAATGTCGCAGGCGATCAATGCAGCCGCACACTTCTCGCCTTCGACCACCACGACCTCTCGCGCCTTCGAGATGACCGGGAGGTTGTAGAGCGGCCTGGGGTCGGGCGCGCGCCACATGCGGGCACGAACATCCCAGGGGCGATATTCCTTGCCCGTCGGTGGGTCGTAGCGGTAGACGCAGGCGATCAGTTCGCCCTCGGGTGACAGATAGTCCCACTTGGCGGTGTAAGCGCCGAGGTCGTCCATCGGCACACTGCGAACATCACGGCGCATCGGCGTGCCGACCGGGGCCGCAATGCCGAGCCACTTCCGGATCTCTGCGGCGATGCGTGGGAAGTCGCTGCGGGCGGATCGACCCTGCGAGCGCGCCCACAGATCGATGATGTCGCCGCCCTCATCGGTGGAGAAGTCTTTCCACAGGCCGCGCCGTGGTCCGTCCAGTTCAACCACTAGACTCTTGCCCGGGTTGCCATCGGCATCACCGACGTAGAACTTGCCACCCCGGATGCGCCCCTGCGGAAACAAGTAGTGGAGGGCGGCCTCAAGTCGATCCAGCAAGCCAGCGCGCAAGGCATCGGTGTCGGAGGTCAGTTCGTCGCGCTGCCCGGGCGCGTCATTGAAGTCGAGCCAGATGATGTTGTCGGCCATCATGTCGAACTCCAACAGCGGTCCTGCCAGGGGCAGAACTTGCACTCGACATGCGTTGGCGTGGTGGCATGGCGCGGCAGCAGTTCCTGGCTGTCCGTTGCCGTGATGACTCGAACTGCGCGATCGGACATACGCTGCGCCAGGCCGCCGTCGAACGGCACCAGCTCGAACCAGATCTCTTCGGAGTCCTTGTTGATGGCGGTGAACAACGCCGGGTTCGCAGAGATACCCGGAATGCTGGCCTCCATGTAGGCCTGATAGATGGCCATCTGCGCGGCATAGACCGGTTTGGATTTGCTGACGCCGCGCTTGACCGTGTCCCGCCAGGACTTATCGTTCATGGTCTTGCACTCCCACAGGGCCGGATAGCTCATTCCTAGCTCTGCGGGACCGCTGTTCAGGACGCCATCGACGTGCCCTTGAATACGGCCGCCTGCAACGGAAAAGCCGAACTGACCGCCGCTGGCCTTTTGGGTGTACAGATCGAATCCGGCCATGCGCAGCCAACGAATCGCCAGCTGTTCGAGCGCGTGTCCCACCTCGAAGATGCGCAACACGCGACCCGGGATTTCCCTTCCAGCATCGACAGGGGTTTGGAGATACTCGTATTGCAGCGCGCGCTCGCAGGCGATGCCCAATCGCGACGCACCGAGATAGTTGCGCCGGGGTTGGGTGTCACGTTCGGCGCTCAGCGCGGTGTCGATGAGCACGCCGATCTGCTCATGGATCTTGGGGCGGTGATTGAAGTCCAGCATCAGAACGGCACCCCCGTCGAAGCCGGCTTGCCTTGGCGGGCGAGTCGCTCCTCAAGAAAAGCGCGGTCCTTCTCCGCCATCCGCTCGTGCTCGACGATCATGTGTTCCTGGTAGGCGGTCACCACAACGTCGATCAGCATCAGCACTTCGTCTTTGCTGTAGTCCGCCAGCGGTCGCTGCATGCCGATGGAGCCCACGTACTCACCCAGCGGGGCCAGGCAGGACGCCATGGCGGCCAGTTCCATATCACTCGGGTCGATCATGTGACCTCCCGTCTTTCCCATGAGCCGTGAAAAGGCGTTCTGACAGCGCATGGAGCAGAACACCCAGCGATCCGAGTAACGGCGTGGATCGCTGCGCGGCAGGCGTGGATTGAAGTAGCCGAATCCCTTGGCCTTGCGGGAGCAGACTGCACATTTCACGCGGCCTCCCGGTGGGCATCGTTGGCAGCCACCACGAGGCGCTGAATCGACGACTTGTTGAACTGGAACGACAGCAGCACCGACGCCTGATAGCGCGTCATGCCAAAGTCGGCGCGCAGCGCCTGCGGCAGATACTGCAGTTGCTTCGCGGTCGGCGGTTCGTTCAGCCAGCGCCGGGTCTTATGCGCGGAGTCCGCCGACTCGCGGTCGTTCAGCCAGTCATCGGCCTTGGCCATGCAGACGGTGCGATCGCCAACGGCCAACAAGCGCGGCTGCAGATCCTTACCTCCGCCCACGGCGTGCCAGCGCCCATTCAGGAAGAACACGCCACCCCAGGCGTTGAAGCCGGTGGCCATCAGTGCGTCGTCGCAACCGAACAGGTCGCACCAGCGGAAGTTGGAGCGCTGGAGCAGGTCGATCTCGGTCATCACGAAATCGGCTAGCGCATCACCTTCCTCGGTGTTCTCGTTCTCCCAGACGAATCCGCACAGCGGGCATTCGCGGCAGCCGAGTGGGACGGTGGCTTCACAGGACGGGCAGTCCTTGGTGGGCGCTTCACCGTGATGCTGGTGTCCGTCGAGATTGACGTCCTGTTCCAGAGATCCGTGCATCAAGGTCGCGGTGCCGAAGTCCAGGACTACGCAATCGGTCTTGATGAGGCCAGGATGCTCCGTTGGGTCGATCGTTCGAAGGCCACGCCCGATCATCTGGGTCAGCGTGGACTTGTGCGAGCTGGGTCGCAGCAGCACCACGCAGGAAGTGGGCGTGAAGTCGTACCCTTCAGTCAGCACAGCCACATTGACCACGACCTGCGCGGTACCGGATTCGTACTCGGCCAGTCGTGCCTTTCGCTCTGCGTCTGAGAGCTCGCCATGCACGATCACGGCAGACACCCCGGCATCCTGAAAGGTCTGGCGCACACATTCGGCATGGGCGACGGTCGAGCAGAACACGATCGTCTTGCGGTCGCCGGCCTTCTCGCACCAATGACGGATCACGGCATCGGTGATGGGTGTCTTGTTGAGAATCGCCTCGACTTCCGTCATGTCGAAGTCCGTGGCGGTGCGCCGGACCTTCGTCAACTGCTCCTGGGCCCCGACATCGATGACAAAGGTGCGTGGTGGCACGAGGTGGCCGGAGGCAATCAACTCGCCGAGGGTGATTTGGTCCGCGACGTTGCTGAAAACATCCCGCAGTCCCTTGCCATCGCTGCGGGCAGGTGTCGCGGTGACGCCGAAGATCTGAGCGTTCGGGCTCTTGTCCAGCACCCGATCGATCACACGGCGGTAAGAC
This genomic stretch from Acidihalobacter ferrooxydans harbors:
- a CDS encoding site-specific DNA-methyltransferase; translation: MQFAPTHPAHITSPPTVSRRRVFFFEEPILNTLNVEYRKVEALIPYARNPRTHSDAQIAKIAASIVEYGWTNPVLVDGDNGIIAGHGRLAAARKLGLDQVPVIELAHLTVAQKRALVIADNRLALDAGWDEAMLALELAELSESGYELALTGFDSSELERLLSTDLDDDAAEVAEDPDETAGDAADDDVPQAPTVPVTRPSDVWAIGPHRLICGDATDRDVVATLMQGDTAQLCFTSPPYGNQRDYTSGGIADWDTLMRGVFAHLPMTDDGQVLVNLGLIHRDNEVIPYWDGWLSWMRQQGWRRFAWYVWDQGPGMPGDWQGRLAPSFEFVFHFNRNTRKPNKIVPCKHAGQDSHLRSDGSSTAMRGKDGEVGGWTHKGQPTQDNRIPDSVIRVMRHKGKIGQDIDHPAVFPVALPEFAIESYTDAGDIVFEPFGGSGTTMLAAERTGRICRSVEIAPQYVDVAIKRFQQNHPGVPITLIATGQSFEQVVAERTTALDAEVAA
- a CDS encoding helix-turn-helix domain-containing protein produces the protein MATTKRKSRILDEMHETARGLHGAGLISKRRMGEFDALCHLDVHEMPPQKIKSLREQAHVSQAVFAAVLNTSLSTVQKWEVGDKKPSGPSLKLLNLIERKGLEAVI
- a CDS encoding type II toxin-antitoxin system RelE/ParE family toxin; the encoded protein is MRSVFRIRTFTRWMRKAGLTDDALCEAVSEMAQGLVDADLGGHVVKKRVALPGQGKHGGARTIVATKMADRWFFLYGFGKNERANIDKDELKVFQEVAKELLGFDDRQLANALSAGEIVEVCDGNDKA
- a CDS encoding DUF6362 family protein; the protein is MAEWTIETVADRFIEAARTAHRLPPVRVQGYFNCWPAIKRMPWENLGAEPPVYRFPPDPAAIDRMLETIRWVQWLEEEQRHLVWMRAQRYPWKDICCRFACDRTTAWRRWQAALQQVADSLTGPSRGT
- a CDS encoding crossover junction endodeoxyribonuclease RuvC; the protein is MSLILALDLGTQTGWALRDRDGAVTSGSESFKPQRFEGGGMRYLRFKRWLTEIKQSCDGIDAVYFEEVRRHAGVDAAHAYGGFMAHLTAWCEHHQIPYQGVPVGTIKKHATGKGNANKDQMISAARLRGHAPADDNEADAIALLHWAVETQEV
- a CDS encoding AAA family ATPase; this translates as MQVLPLAGPLLEFDMMADNIIWLDFNDAPGQRDELTSDTDALRAGLLDRLEAALHYLFPQGRIRGGKFYVGDADGNPGKSLVVELDGPRRGLWKDFSTDEGGDIIDLWARSQGRSARSDFPRIAAEIRKWLGIAAPVGTPMRRDVRSVPMDDLGAYTAKWDYLSPEGELIACVYRYDPPTGKEYRPWDVRARMWRAPDPRPLYNLPVISKAREVVVVEGEKCAAALIACDIAATTAMNGAKAPVDKTDWHPLAGKSVVIWPDRDVPGWDYAESAARACVAAGSTSVAILVPPTDKPPKWDAADAVDEGFDCAAFIAQGERRVVKAAAPSLPTFTLGELLDDNSPLPPDLISPRVLTPAGMLVFGGAPKVGKSDFLLSWLAHMAAGAAFLGMHPPRPLRVFYLQAEVQYHYLRERVKDVRLPSHRLLDARANFVATPQLRLVLDDAGLAQVIPAIAKAFGGEPPDIIAIDPIRNVFDGGDAGGENDNGAMLFFLSQRVERIRQAVNPDAGVILAHHTKKLGKKQFEEDPFQALAGAGSLRGYYSTGMLLFRPDETRTTRQLIFELRNGAGIPQRHVDKINGEWREVDANERLVMKDYGQRLDAERRRKRDAILQILFEEAGSGRCYTANQFAESFEGKAGLGGERTIRERVSALSTQGYIKYFRNAADYGLPSSGRTKFGYLCVEGMVLRLPAGDVDTATGELPMREHTVLPTHYKCPHSGASMPVEDPEVWVYHDELNDPEAS
- a CDS encoding PD-(D/E)XK nuclease family protein encodes the protein MLDFNHRPKIHEQIGVLIDTALSAERDTQPRRNYLGASRLGIACERALQYEYLQTPVDAGREIPGRVLRIFEVGHALEQLAIRWLRMAGFDLYTQKASGGQFGFSVAGGRIQGHVDGVLNSGPAELGMSYPALWECKTMNDKSWRDTVKRGVSKSKPVYAAQMAIYQAYMEASIPGISANPALFTAINKDSEEIWFELVPFDGGLAQRMSDRAVRVITATDSQELLPRHATTPTHVECKFCPWQDRCWSST
- a CDS encoding DUF6511 domain-containing protein, producing the protein MKCAVCSRKAKGFGYFNPRLPRSDPRRYSDRWVFCSMRCQNAFSRLMGKTGGHMIDPSDMELAAMASCLAPLGEYVGSIGMQRPLADYSKDEVLMLIDVVVTAYQEHMIVEHERMAEKDRAFLEERLARQGKPASTGVPF
- a CDS encoding DEAD/DEAH box helicase, whose protein sequence is MPKPRAVPPCPVARAGRSKGDAAMMLRPRQALLVERSLAALAQHGNTLSVGPTGSGKTIMLSAVAGSLLAEPDAKACILAHRDELTGQNLSKFARVNPGVSTSVFDAKDKSWSGRATFAMVQTLSRDNHLAAIPTLDLLVIDEAHHATSASYRRVIDRVLDKSPNAQIFGVTATPARSDGKGLRDVFSNVADQITLGELIASGHLVPPRTFVIDVGAQEQLTKVRRTATDFDMTEVEAILNKTPITDAVIRHWCEKAGDRKTIVFCSTVAHAECVRQTFQDAGVSAVIVHGELSDAERKARLAEYESGTAQVVVNVAVLTEGYDFTPTSCVVLLRPSSHKSTLTQMIGRGLRTIDPTEHPGLIKTDCVVLDFGTATLMHGSLEQDVNLDGHQHHGEAPTKDCPSCEATVPLGCRECPLCGFVWENENTEEGDALADFVMTEIDLLQRSNFRWCDLFGCDDALMATGFNAWGGVFFLNGRWHAVGGGKDLQPRLLAVGDRTVCMAKADDWLNDRESADSAHKTRRWLNEPPTAKQLQYLPQALRADFGMTRYQASVLLSFQFNKSSIQRLVVAANDAHREAA